A genomic region of Zalophus californianus isolate mZalCal1 chromosome 1, mZalCal1.pri.v2, whole genome shotgun sequence contains the following coding sequences:
- the RPL36 gene encoding 60S ribosomal protein L36, producing MALRYPMAVGLNKGHKVTKNVSKPRHSRRRGRLTKHTKFVRDMIREVCGFAPYERRAMELLKVSKDKRALKFIKKRVGTHIRAKRKREELSNVLAAMRKAAAKKD from the exons ATGGCTCTGCGCTACCCTATGGCCGTGGGCCTTAACAAGGGCCACAAGGTGACTAAGAACGTGAGCAAGCCGAGGCACAGCCGCCGCCGCGGG CGCCTCACCAAGCACACCAAGTTCGTGCGGGACATGATCCGAGAGGTGTGCGGCTTCGCCCCCTACGAGCGGCGGGCCATGGAGCTGCTCAAGGTCTCCAAGGACAAGCGCGCCCTCAAGTTCATCAAGAAAAGG GTGGGGACACACATCCGCgccaagaggaagagagaggagctgAGCAACGTCCTGGCCGCCATGAGGAAAGCCGCAGCCAAGAAGGACTga
- the HSD11B1L gene encoding hydroxysteroid 11-beta-dehydrogenase 1-like protein isoform X4, with protein MGLSGPGGLDYLVLNHLGATPSGTRSRSVQATRWLLQVNFLSYVQLTSLALPSLTDSKGSLVVVSSLLGHVPTSFSSPYSAAKFALDGFFGSLRRELDVQDVNVAITMCVLGLRDRASTAEGVRGVTRAKAAPGPKAALAVIRGGATRAPGVFYPWHFHLLCLLRGWLPHPRAWFIRQELNVTAAAAA; from the exons ATGGGCCTCTCCGGGCCAGGAGGGCTGGACTACCTCGTGCTGAACCACCTCGGCGCCACCCCGTCAGGCACGCGGTCCCGGAGCGTCCAGGCGACACGCTGGCTCCTACAG GTGAACTTCCTGAGTTACGTGCAGCTGACTTCGTTGGCGCTGCCCAGCCTGACGGACAGCAAAGGCTCCCTGGTGGTCGTGTCCTCGCTGCTGG GCCATGTGCCCACATCCTTCTCCAGCCCATACTCCGCGGCCAAGTTCGCGCTGGACGGCTTCTTCGGCTCTCTACGGCGGGAGCTGGACGTGCAGGACGTGAACGTGGCCATCACCATGTGTGTCCTGGGCCTCCGGGATCGCGCCTCGACCGCCGAGGGAGTCAG GGGCGTCACGAGGGCCAAGGCGGCCCCAGGGCCCAAGGCAGCCCTGGCCGTGATCCGCGGCGGCGCCACACGCGCCCCTGGTGTCTTCTACCCGTGGCACttccacctgctctgcctgctccgGGGTTGGCTGCCGCACCCGAGGGCCTGGTTCATCCGCCAGGAGCTCAACGTCACCGCTGCCGCTGCTGCCTGA